A part of Limihaloglobus sulfuriphilus genomic DNA contains:
- a CDS encoding RNA polymerase sigma factor codes for MTKTKDNFEQELARRFVKGDQDAFEKLVKIHKNALYGFLRRYLPSQDLVEDAFQDTFMQFYLSRENFDPSRSVRPWLFTIAANKARDTLRKRKRESTVSINKISDSADMTFDDTLNSIVSSNITPDKLASDEEKKANVREIVDNMPDNLKEIIILAYFKQFSYKQMADILSIPIGTVKSRLHSAVGYFVKKWKNTYMDKDSNE; via the coding sequence ATGACAAAAACAAAAGATAATTTCGAACAGGAACTGGCCCGGCGATTCGTAAAGGGTGATCAGGACGCTTTTGAGAAACTGGTCAAGATCCACAAAAACGCCCTGTACGGGTTTCTGCGCAGATATCTTCCCAGCCAGGACCTGGTCGAAGACGCCTTTCAGGATACCTTTATGCAGTTTTACCTGAGCAGGGAAAATTTTGACCCGAGCCGTTCTGTCCGGCCGTGGCTTTTCACCATTGCCGCCAACAAGGCCCGCGATACCCTGAGAAAGAGAAAACGGGAAAGCACCGTATCCATAAATAAAATATCCGATTCCGCTGATATGACCTTTGACGACACCCTCAACAGTATTGTCTCGAGCAATATCACTCCCGATAAGCTCGCTTCAGACGAGGAAAAAAAGGCCAACGTGCGGGAAATTGTGGATAATATGCCGGATAATTTAAAAGAAATAATAATTTTGGCATATTTTAAGCAATTTTCTTACAAACAAATGGCAGACATACTTAGTATACCTATAGGTACTGTAAAAAGCAGATTGCATTCTGCAGTTGGATATTTTGTTAAAAAGTGGAAAAATACATATATGGACAAAGACAGCAATGAGTGA
- the tcmP gene encoding three-Cys-motif partner protein TcmP, whose translation MVNNSWGGDWTEQKLEAFVKYVNAYLTILNHNKTKYNWETIYFDGFAGSGERGQKDETFRADLFFSATNEEENLYQSAAERILSLEQLFDWYYFIDLNKNAIEQLQSRLSGINNIEPKRLQFRSGDCNKFLLELADIMKTSNKYAALVLLDPFGMQINWKSIEKLKNTRTDLWILVPTGVIVNRLLDREGKLLHLEKLISFFGLTEQEIREEFYHTFRHSTLFEDEIEVTSKVDKPINKIINLYIRRLKEIFTYVTKSPLVLRNSKNVPLFHFAFASNNQTGLKIAKDIIGKDNG comes from the coding sequence ATGGTTAACAATTCATGGGGAGGAGATTGGACAGAACAAAAGTTAGAGGCTTTCGTAAAATATGTTAATGCTTATCTAACAATACTTAACCATAATAAAACCAAATATAACTGGGAAACTATATATTTTGACGGATTTGCCGGTAGTGGTGAAAGAGGTCAAAAAGACGAGACATTTAGGGCTGACTTATTTTTTTCAGCTACTAATGAAGAAGAAAATTTATACCAAAGTGCTGCAGAAAGAATTTTAAGTTTAGAACAGTTATTTGACTGGTATTATTTTATTGACTTAAACAAAAATGCTATCGAACAACTACAGTCCCGGCTTTCAGGAATAAACAATATTGAACCAAAGCGATTGCAATTTCGTTCAGGAGATTGTAACAAATTTCTATTAGAATTAGCGGATATAATGAAAACATCAAATAAATATGCTGCATTGGTGCTTCTTGACCCGTTTGGGATGCAAATTAACTGGAAATCTATAGAAAAACTCAAGAATACCAGAACAGACCTTTGGATACTTGTACCTACAGGTGTAATAGTAAATCGATTGCTTGATAGGGAAGGTAAATTACTTCATTTAGAGAAGCTGATCTCTTTCTTTGGTTTGACTGAACAGGAAATTCGCGAGGAGTTTTATCATACATTCCGCCACTCTACTCTTTTTGAAGATGAAATTGAAGTAACATCTAAAGTTGACAAACCTATAAATAAAATCATAAATCTATACATCAGAAGACTTAAAGAAATTTTCACATATGTAACTAAATCTCCTTTGGTTTTAAGGAATTCAAAAAATGTACCTTTGTTCCATTTTGCATTTGCTTCAAACAACCAAACCGGATTAAAGATTGCAAAAGATATCATAGGTAAAGATAATGGCTAA
- a CDS encoding pyridoxamine 5'-phosphate oxidase family protein codes for MAKLPEEVKSAIEKQDVIPVATSDQDCMPNVVYIAYLKVMDDETILIADNYLDKTRKNILSNGNISFVVHDDDKGSYQIKGKAQRFTEGEMFEEVKKWVSDKLPKEAAVVMKVEKVYNGAKWIS; via the coding sequence ATGGCAAAACTACCAGAAGAAGTAAAATCCGCTATTGAAAAACAGGATGTCATACCGGTTGCAACCAGCGACCAGGATTGCATGCCCAATGTTGTTTACATCGCCTACCTGAAGGTCATGGACGATGAAACCATTCTTATTGCCGACAACTACCTCGACAAAACCCGCAAAAATATATTGAGCAACGGAAATATATCGTTTGTTGTCCACGATGATGATAAGGGTTCCTACCAGATAAAAGGAAAGGCCCAGAGATTCACAGAGGGTGAAATGTTCGAGGAAGTAAAAAAATGGGTCTCGGACAAGCTGCCCAAAGAGGCGGCCGTTGTGATGAAAGTCGAGAAGGTTTATAACGGCGCAAAATGGATTTCGTAG
- a CDS encoding metallophosphoesterase family protein, whose amino-acid sequence MKISNIFLLLTVVLITFSANISAQEQRPLGIDPEWDGITNPWPELKEIPEKFTFAIIADSQVSHADPGNSDLALNANYALSTTIEEINKDPRDIKFIIHLGDIVNVPDNKSLDNWEERISPYTKGRHIINHGNHDTSPPYTLFRDYQEQVNGIRSVYYSFDVGKWHFVSLPANIEFGNYDRLEVVKPMMEWFRKDLAANKDKPTIVLVHIHFMPMGLSQLEWYTHSAELKHDLLEAMSEHGNVKWFFNGHVHNGIKVSEKTAWRYKGINFVTIPSGTSPRPFGEEYPEYEKGLNAGGYYSIVEVDGEDITLKARLVDVDKEFVYPDTFQEFTHDIEPRLFSPIVNLPAKPQLENGSFEDCLKSWYTPYRYNCDEETGYHNEWRMKWKTDGLYSGYVYTIPMGKNWLQDEYNEFYQIIESPGDNPILKGSYRIEEEPELGGGYYSLMAIGGPEDDGELKFFMQFDWGREIAKYYSDYYPRAVGYHTTGSVSSWLHLQQLGRKKQGLYFNLPRQAKTWHQITANVAELYDDAIGKPGAYAKLGVNRFVLSCGTWSVKDVELGSGAYFDGISFKDGSKNMPSEIDGEPLKTDETTFQTVFGQWLDDTVNKRPVRPIE is encoded by the coding sequence ATGAAAATATCTAATATTTTTTTGCTGTTGACTGTTGTACTGATCACCTTTTCTGCAAACATCTCGGCACAGGAGCAGAGGCCCCTCGGCATTGATCCGGAATGGGACGGAATAACAAACCCCTGGCCGGAGCTCAAAGAAATACCGGAGAAGTTCACTTTTGCAATTATTGCTGATTCGCAGGTGAGCCATGCCGACCCGGGCAATTCAGATCTGGCCCTGAACGCAAACTACGCTCTCTCGACTACTATAGAAGAGATTAACAAAGACCCCCGGGATATAAAGTTCATAATTCATCTCGGTGATATTGTAAACGTGCCCGACAATAAAAGCCTGGACAACTGGGAAGAGAGGATCAGCCCGTACACCAAGGGCCGCCACATCATAAACCACGGCAACCACGACACTTCCCCTCCATACACTCTATTCCGCGATTACCAGGAACAGGTTAACGGCATCCGCAGTGTGTATTATTCGTTTGATGTGGGCAAATGGCACTTCGTCTCGCTGCCTGCAAATATTGAATTCGGCAACTATGACCGTCTTGAGGTGGTTAAGCCGATGATGGAATGGTTCCGCAAGGACCTGGCAGCGAACAAGGACAAACCGACAATCGTTCTGGTACACATCCATTTCATGCCGATGGGGTTGAGCCAGCTTGAGTGGTACACACATTCGGCAGAGCTCAAGCACGACCTGCTTGAGGCAATGAGCGAACATGGAAATGTCAAGTGGTTTTTTAACGGCCACGTCCATAACGGCATAAAAGTTTCCGAGAAAACCGCCTGGAGATATAAAGGCATAAACTTTGTTACTATCCCCAGCGGCACTTCACCCAGACCCTTCGGCGAGGAATACCCTGAATACGAAAAAGGGCTCAACGCAGGGGGTTACTACTCTATAGTAGAGGTGGACGGCGAGGATATAACACTAAAAGCCAGACTTGTGGATGTTGACAAAGAATTTGTCTACCCAGATACCTTCCAGGAGTTTACGCATGACATTGAGCCGCGTCTCTTTTCGCCGATAGTAAATCTGCCGGCAAAACCGCAGCTTGAAAACGGCAGTTTTGAAGATTGCCTTAAGAGTTGGTACACGCCCTACCGCTACAACTGCGACGAGGAAACCGGCTACCATAATGAATGGCGGATGAAATGGAAAACCGACGGGCTTTACTCAGGTTATGTCTATACAATTCCGATGGGTAAAAACTGGCTGCAGGACGAGTATAACGAATTTTACCAGATAATAGAGTCTCCCGGCGATAACCCGATACTTAAAGGCAGCTACCGTATAGAAGAAGAGCCCGAGCTGGGCGGCGGCTATTACAGCCTGATGGCGATCGGCGGCCCCGAAGACGATGGCGAGCTGAAGTTCTTCATGCAGTTTGATTGGGGCAGGGAAATTGCCAAATACTATAGTGATTACTACCCAAGAGCCGTGGGGTACCACACAACCGGCAGTGTCAGCAGCTGGCTGCATCTTCAGCAATTGGGCAGAAAAAAACAGGGATTGTATTTCAACCTGCCCCGGCAAGCCAAAACATGGCACCAGATAACCGCCAACGTGGCTGAACTATATGATGATGCAATCGGAAAACCAGGCGCATACGCCAAACTCGGCGTAAACCGTTTTGTACTCTCGTGCGGCACTTGGAGCGTCAAGGATGTTGAGCTGGGCAGCGGGGCATATTTTGACGGGATCAGTTTCAAAGACGGCAGTAAAAACATGCCTTCGGAGATTGACGGCGAACCATTAAAGACAGACGAAACAACTTTTCAGACGGTCTTTGGCCAGTGGCTTGACGATACTGTAAACAAAAGACCCGTCCGCCCGATAGAATAA